The Solanum lycopersicum chromosome 6, SLM_r2.1 genome has a window encoding:
- the LOC101250024 gene encoding probable plastidic glucose transporter 3 isoform X1 → MRGGGLADAYSMYKRASTKDQFTDYEDREENLDRAENGVWKEIGNPSWKRPLPHILVAIISSLLFGYHLGVVNDTLESMSLDLDFSGSTLAEGLVVSTCLGGALLGSIFSGWIADGVGRRRGFQLCALPMIIGASMSAATSTLGVMLLGRLFVGIGMGLGPAVAALYVAEVSPAFVRGTYGSFTQIATCLGLLGSLLIGIPAKDTAGWWRVCFWISTIPAAILAVLMEFCAESPHWLVKRGRIDLAEEELEKLMGAPHVKYAIAEMSKTDKGDEVDNVRFGELLYGRHFKVVFIGSALFALQQLSGINAVFYFSSTVFKKAGVPTDTANTCVGIVNLTGSIIAMMLMDRLGRKVLLIGSFLGMAVATGLQVAAASSFVPSFAVLYLSVGGTLLYVLAFSLGAGPVPSLLLSEIFPGRIRAKAMALCMAAHWVINFLVGLLFLPMLEHLGPQIVYAIFAGFCLFALAFVKKNVVETKGKTLQEIEFALLPSH, encoded by the exons ATGAGAGGTGGTGGTCTTGCAGATGCTTACTCCATGTACAAGCGTGCATCAACTAAAGACCAGTTCACTGATTATGAAGATAGAGAAGAAAATCTAG ATCGTGCCGAAAATGGTGTGTGGAAAGAAATTGGAAACCCCTCATGGAAGCGGCCGTTGCCACATATACTGGTGGCAATTATTTCATCACTCTTGTTTGGCTACCATCTTGG GGTGGTTAATGACACTCTAGAAAGCATGTCTTTGGACCTTGACTTCAGTGGCAGCACCTTGGCGGAAG GTCTAGTTGTGAGTACATGTTTGGGAGGTGCTCTTTTGGGCTCTATATTCAGTGGTTGGATAGCAGATGGGGTTGGTCGTCGGAGAGGCTTTCAACTGTGTGCTCTACCAATGATTATAGGTGCTTCTATGAG TGCCGCAACCAGTACTCTTGGAGTTATGCTTCTTGGAAGGTTATTTGTTGGAATAGGGATGGGCCTTGGCCCTGCTGTTGCTGCTCTCTATGTTGCAGAG GTTTCACCAGCTTTTGTTAGAGGCACTTATGGGAGTTTCACTCAGATCGCCACATGCCTTGGGCTCCTGGGATCTCTTCTCATTGGAATTCCTGCCAAGGATACTGCTGGTTG GTGGCGAGTTTGCTTTTGGATATCCACCATTCCTGCTGCAATACTTGCTGTTTTGATGGAATTCTGTGCCGAGAGTCCTCACTGGCTTGTTAAG AGAGGAAGAATTGATTTAGCTGAAGAAGAGCTTGAAAAGCTTATGGGAGCACCACATGTTAAATATGCCATTGCAGAAATGTCAAAGACAGACAAAGGAGATGAGGTGGATAATGTTAGGTTTGGAGAGCTATTGTATGGTCGCCATTTTAAAG TGGTTTTCATTGGATCTGCCTTATTTGCTTTGCAACAACTATCTGGAATAAATGCTGTATTTTATTTCTCTTCAACTGTGTTTAAGAAGGCTGGAGTACCTACGGACACTGCAAATACATGTGTTGGGATTGTAAACTTAACAG GGTCTATTATTGCAATGATGTTGATGGATAGGCTTGGGAGGAAGGTGCTTCTAATTGGGAGTTTTTTGGGCATG GCAGTCGCAACAGGTCTTCAAGTAGCAGCTGCGAGTTCATTTGTACCAAGCTTTGCAGTATTATACCTATCAGTTGGCGGGACCCTACT GTATGTGTTAGCATTTTCTTTGGGTGCTGGTCCAGTCCCCAGCCTCCTGCTGTCAGAGATATTTCCTGGCCGGATTAGAGCAAAGGCAATGGCTTTATGCATGGCTGCACATTGG GTCATAAATTTTTTGGTCGGCCTTCTGTTTCTGCCGATGCTTGAGCATCTTGGACCACAAATAGTTTATGCGATCTTTGCAGGATTTTGCTTGTTTGCACTGGCCTTTGTGAAAAAGAATGTGGTGGAAACGAAAGGGAAAACATTACAGGAGATTGAGTTTGCCCTTCTTCCATCTCATTAG
- the LOC101250516 gene encoding protein PLANT CADMIUM RESISTANCE 8 isoform X1 encodes MGRVEANNEGETSQAESGTEPAASQPQQFQGVQSVYQSPSHLTIGAPWSTGLFDCHLDQTNAVMTAFLPCVTFGQIAEVLDAGQMTCPLGTFIYMLMMPAVCSQWIMGSKYRTQLRQRYNLVEAPYSDMISHMFCPCCSLCQEFRELRNRGLDPALGWNGIVAQRHYGNQQVNQAPQVQSMSM; translated from the exons ATGGGAAGAGTTGAAGCAAACAATGAAGGAGAAACATCTCAGGCAGAGAGTGGTACTGAACCAGCTGCCTCACAGCCTCAACAGTTCCAAGGAGTACAAAGTGTGTATCAGTCACCATCACACTTAACAATTGGAGCTCCTTGGAGTACTGGCTTATTTGATTGTCATCTGGACCAAACTAATG CTGTCATGACGGCGTTCTTACCTTGTGTAACATTTGGACAAATAGCAGAAGTCCTTGATGCAGGACAAATGA CATGCCCTTTGGGGACTTTCATATACATGCTGATGATGCCTGCTGTCTGCTCTCAGTGGATCATGGGCTCAAAATATAGAACCCAATTGAGACAAAGATATAATCTAGTGGAAGCTCCTTATTCAGACATGATTTCCCATATGTTCTGTCCATGTTGCTCTCTTTGTCAAGAATTCAGAGAGCTTCGAAACAGGGGACTTGATCCCGCTCTAG GGTGGAATGGTATAGTTGCTCAGCGACACTATGGGAACCAACAAGTGAATCAAGCTCCTCAAGTACAATCCATGTCAATGTAA
- the LOC101250516 gene encoding protein PLANT CADMIUM RESISTANCE 8 isoform X2, which yields MGRVEANNEGETSQAESGTEPAASQPQQFQGVQSVYQSPSHLTIGAPWSTGLFDCHLDQTNAVMTAFLPCVTFGQIAEVLDAGQMTCPLGTFIYMLMMPAVCSQWIMGSKYRTQLRQRYNLVEAPYSDMISHMFCPCCSLCQEFRELRNRGLDPALDKDLITPRRHDR from the exons ATGGGAAGAGTTGAAGCAAACAATGAAGGAGAAACATCTCAGGCAGAGAGTGGTACTGAACCAGCTGCCTCACAGCCTCAACAGTTCCAAGGAGTACAAAGTGTGTATCAGTCACCATCACACTTAACAATTGGAGCTCCTTGGAGTACTGGCTTATTTGATTGTCATCTGGACCAAACTAATG CTGTCATGACGGCGTTCTTACCTTGTGTAACATTTGGACAAATAGCAGAAGTCCTTGATGCAGGACAAATGA CATGCCCTTTGGGGACTTTCATATACATGCTGATGATGCCTGCTGTCTGCTCTCAGTGGATCATGGGCTCAAAATATAGAACCCAATTGAGACAAAGATATAATCTAGTGGAAGCTCCTTATTCAGACATGATTTCCCATATGTTCTGTCCATGTTGCTCTCTTTGTCAAGAATTCAGAGAGCTTCGAAACAGGGGACTTGATCCCGCTCTAG ATAAAGATCTCATTACGCCTCGTCGCCATGATCGATAA
- the LOC101250024 gene encoding probable plastidic glucose transporter 3 isoform X2: MFGRCSFGLYIQWLDSRWGWSSERLSTVCSTNDYRCFYECRNQYSWSYASWKVICWNRDGPWPCCCCSLCCRVTFNLFDQVSPAFVRGTYGSFTQIATCLGLLGSLLIGIPAKDTAGWWRVCFWISTIPAAILAVLMEFCAESPHWLVKRGRIDLAEEELEKLMGAPHVKYAIAEMSKTDKGDEVDNVRFGELLYGRHFKVVFIGSALFALQQLSGINAVFYFSSTVFKKAGVPTDTANTCVGIVNLTGSIIAMMLMDRLGRKVLLIGSFLGMAVATGLQVAAASSFVPSFAVLYLSVGGTLLYVLAFSLGAGPVPSLLLSEIFPGRIRAKAMALCMAAHWVINFLVGLLFLPMLEHLGPQIVYAIFAGFCLFALAFVKKNVVETKGKTLQEIEFALLPSH; the protein is encoded by the exons ATGTTTGGGAGGTGCTCTTTTGGGCTCTATATTCAGTGGTTGGATAGCAGATGGGGTTGGTCGTCGGAGAGGCTTTCAACTGTGTGCTCTACCAATGATTATAGGTGCTTCTATGAG TGCCGCAACCAGTACTCTTGGAGTTATGCTTCTTGGAAGGTTATTTGTTGGAATAGGGATGGGCCTTGGCCCTGCTGTTGCTGCTCTCTATGTTGCAGAG TTACATTTAATTTGTTTGACCAGGTTTCACCAGCTTTTGTTAGAGGCACTTATGGGAGTTTCACTCAGATCGCCACATGCCTTGGGCTCCTGGGATCTCTTCTCATTGGAATTCCTGCCAAGGATACTGCTGGTTG GTGGCGAGTTTGCTTTTGGATATCCACCATTCCTGCTGCAATACTTGCTGTTTTGATGGAATTCTGTGCCGAGAGTCCTCACTGGCTTGTTAAG AGAGGAAGAATTGATTTAGCTGAAGAAGAGCTTGAAAAGCTTATGGGAGCACCACATGTTAAATATGCCATTGCAGAAATGTCAAAGACAGACAAAGGAGATGAGGTGGATAATGTTAGGTTTGGAGAGCTATTGTATGGTCGCCATTTTAAAG TGGTTTTCATTGGATCTGCCTTATTTGCTTTGCAACAACTATCTGGAATAAATGCTGTATTTTATTTCTCTTCAACTGTGTTTAAGAAGGCTGGAGTACCTACGGACACTGCAAATACATGTGTTGGGATTGTAAACTTAACAG GGTCTATTATTGCAATGATGTTGATGGATAGGCTTGGGAGGAAGGTGCTTCTAATTGGGAGTTTTTTGGGCATG GCAGTCGCAACAGGTCTTCAAGTAGCAGCTGCGAGTTCATTTGTACCAAGCTTTGCAGTATTATACCTATCAGTTGGCGGGACCCTACT GTATGTGTTAGCATTTTCTTTGGGTGCTGGTCCAGTCCCCAGCCTCCTGCTGTCAGAGATATTTCCTGGCCGGATTAGAGCAAAGGCAATGGCTTTATGCATGGCTGCACATTGG GTCATAAATTTTTTGGTCGGCCTTCTGTTTCTGCCGATGCTTGAGCATCTTGGACCACAAATAGTTTATGCGATCTTTGCAGGATTTTGCTTGTTTGCACTGGCCTTTGTGAAAAAGAATGTGGTGGAAACGAAAGGGAAAACATTACAGGAGATTGAGTTTGCCCTTCTTCCATCTCATTAG
- the LOC101250516 gene encoding protein PLANT CADMIUM RESISTANCE 8 isoform X3, with protein MGRVEANNEGETSQAESGTEPAASQPQQFQGVQSVYQSPSHLTIGAPWSTGLFDCHLDQTNAVMTAFLPCVTFGQIAEVLDAGQMTCPLGTFIYMLMMPAVCSQWIMGSKYRTQLRQRYNLVEAPYSDMISHMFCPCCSLCQEFRELRNRGLDPALG; from the exons ATGGGAAGAGTTGAAGCAAACAATGAAGGAGAAACATCTCAGGCAGAGAGTGGTACTGAACCAGCTGCCTCACAGCCTCAACAGTTCCAAGGAGTACAAAGTGTGTATCAGTCACCATCACACTTAACAATTGGAGCTCCTTGGAGTACTGGCTTATTTGATTGTCATCTGGACCAAACTAATG CTGTCATGACGGCGTTCTTACCTTGTGTAACATTTGGACAAATAGCAGAAGTCCTTGATGCAGGACAAATGA CATGCCCTTTGGGGACTTTCATATACATGCTGATGATGCCTGCTGTCTGCTCTCAGTGGATCATGGGCTCAAAATATAGAACCCAATTGAGACAAAGATATAATCTAGTGGAAGCTCCTTATTCAGACATGATTTCCCATATGTTCTGTCCATGTTGCTCTCTTTGTCAAGAATTCAGAGAGCTTCGAAACAGGGGACTTGATCCCGCTCTAG GATAA